A genomic segment from Salvia splendens isolate huo1 chromosome 13, SspV2, whole genome shotgun sequence encodes:
- the LOC121762597 gene encoding TSL-kinase interacting protein 1-like isoform X2: MNKLLGPELCLDAKDSKDTNTAMLRWWSLLEKYSCKASKLHLKPRRFKIFVETLENQLLRDRKKNTKKRLSTGENNTSVPNITNLVRASGHDNRAVKVVLLDSQNIAKVGTGKGSLFKRHANIGMSRTNCKGDQAAVKTVKHRRKNGLASVAAYKRWEKAAIAGVSLVADAAEQLERVDTDKETEYQETPGQGNAQLVGEMARSLQTSARSTLNEDNSQNPAKLKLQLFPIDELTQKDLERNHHNPYLELTLSTRKKISSVVEHLNRKWGSSRLLDVDQELMLFPYWAQKENLVGYQKWSKESTLCATDVYYLIGSPPVFRLRYGWFSKAEIESATAQALSYAKIDEARKQNAETKNLISSSDYQTASVEPIITLTPSESTPTITVACDIPVSSVNNSRYSDSTAVALSPRNASGDLIHTRQVESTKDIPMSAGEWADSLVNISMGELLSESTPNTDANCSDFPGSLGLNCQQIPFSCDSFDAAIAAHIFKHQTKVHQHGLASHAPSIFDSEETRDAFSFQKTSAFFRENHNASVTGFKDTCKQPTIIRPSVSRSEVEELPGAEMVTNNNCTCEDLVDECESDYPIENSTKDFSGLTDIYWPDSLGALDLDIPSCRYQSNDLILSDSLGGLNRLIANSLDAFQSCSFFGSEKKEAAPKAETNQNASFSDLKIGSKV, translated from the exons ATGAACAAGTTGCTAGGCCCAGAACTTTGCCTTGACGCCAAAGACTCAAAAGACACTAACACTGCAATGCTTCGATG GTGGTCATTGTTGGAAAAATACAGCTGTAAAGCTTCTAAGCTTCATCTAAAACCTAGAAGATTTAAGATATTTGTGGAGACTCTG GAGAACCAACTTTTGAGGGACCGGAAAAAGAATACTAAAAAACGACTGTCTACTGGAGAAAATAACACTTCTGTACCAAACATCACAAATCTGGTCAGAGCATCCGGGCATGACAACCGTGCTGTAAAAGTGGTTCTTCTTGACAGCCAGAACATTGCGAAAGTTGGAACTGGAAAGGGGTCTTTGTTTAAGCGCCATGCCAATATAGGAATGAGCCGGACCAACTGCAAAGGAGACCAAGCTGCTGTGAAGACAGTGAAACATCGGCGGAAAAATG GCCTTGCATCAGTTGCTGCATATAAAAGATGGGAGAAAGCTGCCATTGCTGGAGTTTCATTGGTGGCCGATGCTGCTGAACAATTGGAACGGGTGGATACTGATAAAGAGACTGAATATCAGGAAACACCAG GTCAGGGTAATGCTCAACTTGTTGGGGAAATGGCACGCTCTCTACAAACATCTGCAAGAAGCACGCTCAATGAAGACAACAGTCAGAACCCTGCAAAACTTAAGCTCCAGTTGTTTCCAATTGATGAACTTACTCAAAAAGACTTGGAGAGG AATCATCATAACCCTTATCTGGAGCTTACTTTGAGTACACGGAAGAAAATATCATCTGTGGTGGAACATCTCAATCGCAAATGGGGAAGCTCAAGGTTGTTAGACGTAGATCAAGAGCTAATGCTTTTTCCTTACTGGGCACAGAAAGAAAACCTAGTGGGGTATCAGAAGTGGAGTAAGGAATCTACTCTGTGTGCAACTGATGTATATTACCTAATTGGAAGCCCTCCAGTATTCCGCCTCAG ATATGGCTGGTTTTCAAAAGCCGAGATTGAATCTGCAACTGCTCAAGCACTTTCCTATGCTAAAATTGATGAGGCAAGAAAGCAGAATGCTGAAACTAAGAATCTAATCAGTTCGTCTGATTACCAGACTGCCTCTGTTGAACCAATTATCACTCTGACTCCCTCCGAATCTACTCCAACCATAACAGTTGCGTGTGATATCCCTGTATCCAGTGTTAATAATTCAAGATACTCGGATAGCACTGCAGTTGCATTATCACCTAGAAATGCAAGTGGAGATTTGATACATACTAGGCAAGTTGAGAGCACG AAGGATATTCCCATGTCTGCTGGGGAATGGGCTGACAGTCTTGTGAACATAAGTATGGGAGAGCTGCTATCTGAGTCAACTCCAAACACAGATGCTAACTGCAGTGACTTTCCAGGATCTCTAGGTTTAAATTGTCAGCAGATTCCATTCAGTTGCGACTCTTTTGATGCTGCAATTGCTGCTCACATTTTTAAACATCAAACCAAAGTCCACCAGCACGGCCTTGCATCTCATGCACCTTCCATCTTTGATTCTGAAGAAACACGTGATGCCTTTTCTTTCCAGAAAACTAGTGCTTTCTTTCGTGAAAACCACAATGCAAGTGTGACTGGTTTCAAAGACACCTGTAAACAACCTACTATAATCAGACCTTCTGTATCTCGCAGTGAAGTTGAG GAATTGCCTGGAGCAGAGATGGTGACTAACAACAACTGCACTTGTGAAGACCTTGTGGACGAATGTGAATCTGATTATCCTATAGAAAACTCCACTAAGGATTTCTCTGGGCTCACAGATATATATTGG CCCGACTCTTTAGGAGCGTTAGACTTGGACATACCCTCGTGTAGATACCAAAGCAACGATCTAATTCTTAGCGATAGCCTCGGTGGTTTGAACCGCCTGATAGCTAACAGTCTGGACGCATTCCAGAGCTGCTCTTTCTTTGGCTCGGAGAAGAAAGAAGCTGCACCCAAAGCAGAAACTAACCAAAACGCTTCCTTCTCGGATCTCAAAATCGGCAGTAAAGTTTAG
- the LOC121762597 gene encoding TSL-kinase interacting protein 1-like isoform X1, translating to MVTTASLDCELCLCPDNLGNKDGNSGMPSSSQEQAGPQMPVKKLTRQWAAWTRQEEESFFAALRQVGKNFEKITSRVQSKNKDQVRHYYYRLVRRMNKLLGPELCLDAKDSKDTNTAMLRWWSLLEKYSCKASKLHLKPRRFKIFVETLENQLLRDRKKNTKKRLSTGENNTSVPNITNLVRASGHDNRAVKVVLLDSQNIAKVGTGKGSLFKRHANIGMSRTNCKGDQAAVKTVKHRRKNGLASVAAYKRWEKAAIAGVSLVADAAEQLERVDTDKETEYQETPGQGNAQLVGEMARSLQTSARSTLNEDNSQNPAKLKLQLFPIDELTQKDLERNHHNPYLELTLSTRKKISSVVEHLNRKWGSSRLLDVDQELMLFPYWAQKENLVGYQKWSKESTLCATDVYYLIGSPPVFRLRYGWFSKAEIESATAQALSYAKIDEARKQNAETKNLISSSDYQTASVEPIITLTPSESTPTITVACDIPVSSVNNSRYSDSTAVALSPRNASGDLIHTRQVESTKDIPMSAGEWADSLVNISMGELLSESTPNTDANCSDFPGSLGLNCQQIPFSCDSFDAAIAAHIFKHQTKVHQHGLASHAPSIFDSEETRDAFSFQKTSAFFRENHNASVTGFKDTCKQPTIIRPSVSRSEVEELPGAEMVTNNNCTCEDLVDECESDYPIENSTKDFSGLTDIYWPDSLGALDLDIPSCRYQSNDLILSDSLGGLNRLIANSLDAFQSCSFFGSEKKEAAPKAETNQNASFSDLKIGSKV from the exons atggtGACAACGGCTTCATTGGACTGTGAACTTTGTCTTTGTCCTGATAATCTTGGAAATAAGGATGGGAATTCTGGCATGCCATCATCCTCACAGGAGCAAGCTGGTCCGCAGATGCCTG TGAAAAAACTGACAAGACAATGGGCTGCTTGGACCCGTCAAGAAGAAGAAAGCTTTTTTGCTGCATTACGTCAAGTTGGCAAG AATTTTGAGAAAATCACTTCACGTGTCCAGAGCAAAAACAAGGATCAG GTCAGGCATTACTACTATCGACTTGTCAGGCGCATGAACAAGTTGCTAGGCCCAGAACTTTGCCTTGACGCCAAAGACTCAAAAGACACTAACACTGCAATGCTTCGATG GTGGTCATTGTTGGAAAAATACAGCTGTAAAGCTTCTAAGCTTCATCTAAAACCTAGAAGATTTAAGATATTTGTGGAGACTCTG GAGAACCAACTTTTGAGGGACCGGAAAAAGAATACTAAAAAACGACTGTCTACTGGAGAAAATAACACTTCTGTACCAAACATCACAAATCTGGTCAGAGCATCCGGGCATGACAACCGTGCTGTAAAAGTGGTTCTTCTTGACAGCCAGAACATTGCGAAAGTTGGAACTGGAAAGGGGTCTTTGTTTAAGCGCCATGCCAATATAGGAATGAGCCGGACCAACTGCAAAGGAGACCAAGCTGCTGTGAAGACAGTGAAACATCGGCGGAAAAATG GCCTTGCATCAGTTGCTGCATATAAAAGATGGGAGAAAGCTGCCATTGCTGGAGTTTCATTGGTGGCCGATGCTGCTGAACAATTGGAACGGGTGGATACTGATAAAGAGACTGAATATCAGGAAACACCAG GTCAGGGTAATGCTCAACTTGTTGGGGAAATGGCACGCTCTCTACAAACATCTGCAAGAAGCACGCTCAATGAAGACAACAGTCAGAACCCTGCAAAACTTAAGCTCCAGTTGTTTCCAATTGATGAACTTACTCAAAAAGACTTGGAGAGG AATCATCATAACCCTTATCTGGAGCTTACTTTGAGTACACGGAAGAAAATATCATCTGTGGTGGAACATCTCAATCGCAAATGGGGAAGCTCAAGGTTGTTAGACGTAGATCAAGAGCTAATGCTTTTTCCTTACTGGGCACAGAAAGAAAACCTAGTGGGGTATCAGAAGTGGAGTAAGGAATCTACTCTGTGTGCAACTGATGTATATTACCTAATTGGAAGCCCTCCAGTATTCCGCCTCAG ATATGGCTGGTTTTCAAAAGCCGAGATTGAATCTGCAACTGCTCAAGCACTTTCCTATGCTAAAATTGATGAGGCAAGAAAGCAGAATGCTGAAACTAAGAATCTAATCAGTTCGTCTGATTACCAGACTGCCTCTGTTGAACCAATTATCACTCTGACTCCCTCCGAATCTACTCCAACCATAACAGTTGCGTGTGATATCCCTGTATCCAGTGTTAATAATTCAAGATACTCGGATAGCACTGCAGTTGCATTATCACCTAGAAATGCAAGTGGAGATTTGATACATACTAGGCAAGTTGAGAGCACG AAGGATATTCCCATGTCTGCTGGGGAATGGGCTGACAGTCTTGTGAACATAAGTATGGGAGAGCTGCTATCTGAGTCAACTCCAAACACAGATGCTAACTGCAGTGACTTTCCAGGATCTCTAGGTTTAAATTGTCAGCAGATTCCATTCAGTTGCGACTCTTTTGATGCTGCAATTGCTGCTCACATTTTTAAACATCAAACCAAAGTCCACCAGCACGGCCTTGCATCTCATGCACCTTCCATCTTTGATTCTGAAGAAACACGTGATGCCTTTTCTTTCCAGAAAACTAGTGCTTTCTTTCGTGAAAACCACAATGCAAGTGTGACTGGTTTCAAAGACACCTGTAAACAACCTACTATAATCAGACCTTCTGTATCTCGCAGTGAAGTTGAG GAATTGCCTGGAGCAGAGATGGTGACTAACAACAACTGCACTTGTGAAGACCTTGTGGACGAATGTGAATCTGATTATCCTATAGAAAACTCCACTAAGGATTTCTCTGGGCTCACAGATATATATTGG CCCGACTCTTTAGGAGCGTTAGACTTGGACATACCCTCGTGTAGATACCAAAGCAACGATCTAATTCTTAGCGATAGCCTCGGTGGTTTGAACCGCCTGATAGCTAACAGTCTGGACGCATTCCAGAGCTGCTCTTTCTTTGGCTCGGAGAAGAAAGAAGCTGCACCCAAAGCAGAAACTAACCAAAACGCTTCCTTCTCGGATCTCAAAATCGGCAGTAAAGTTTAG